A window from Vanessa atalanta chromosome 16, ilVanAtal1.2, whole genome shotgun sequence encodes these proteins:
- the LOC125069736 gene encoding long-chain-fatty-acid--CoA ligase 1 isoform X3, with amino-acid sequence MACCDCCIGVAPLRPPISLSDQSDSVKGPEMVRVSKFYKEAKNGRFLRYLHEDTRTLYETFRRGVKESNNGNCLGWREGPNKPYVWQTYNETLLRAKNFGSGLICQGLTPGQGTFVGIYAQNCPEWIMAEQAAYCYSMVIVPLYDTLGANACAFIINQTEMTVVVCEDDKKANLLLDQSPRCLRKLITIKEVSPSTHQRAKSRGVEIVKFSDVEIQGAHKDHPCVPPKPENLCTICYTSGTTGMPKGVMLTHENVVASMCSVIMQLGEHRPTKHDVMISFLPLAHMLERCCENALYMVGGAVGFYNGDIRRLGEDLTALKPTMMPAVPRLLNRLYDKAQSEISNSKIKKLLFNMALSAKESELKRGIIRGDSVWDKLVFRKVREGMGGRLRIVVVGSAPLAGNVLTFARCALGCLIVEGYGQTECTAPVTLTVQGDHVPEHVGPPVACCKVKLVDVPEMEYYAAQGQGEVCVQGANVFKGYFKEPDKTRQVIDQDGWHHTGDVGKWLPNGTLKIIDRRKHIFKLSQGEYIVPEKIENIYIRSQYVEQVFVHGESLKSCVVAIIVPDVDVVKCWALENGIQGTFSKLCDDERVKKMILEDMLQWGRNAGLKTFEQVKDIYLHPDPFSVQNGLLTPTMKAKRPEIRNYFKPQIDDMYNKLE; translated from the exons ATGGCGTGCTGCGATTGCTGCATCGGGGTTGCCCCGCTCCGACCTCCCATCTCTCTGAGTGATCAATCAGACTCCGTCAAA GGTCCCGAAATGGTCCGTGTATCGAAGTTCTACAAAGAAGCGAAGAATGGTCGGTTTCTGCGGTATCTACACGAGGACACACGCACACTTTACGAAACTTTCCGTCGAGGCGTTAAAGAATCAA ATAATGGCAACTGTCTTGGTTGGCGTGAGGGACCAAATAAGCCTTACGTGTGGCAAACGTACAATGAAACCCTGCTGCGAGCTAAAAACTTCGGCTCAGGCCTTATATGCCAAGGTCTCACCCCAGGCCAGGGAACCTTCGTAG GTATATACGCCCAAAACTGCCCAGAATGGATCATGGCTGAACAAGCTGCCTACTGTTATTCAATGGTTATAGTACCTTTATACGATACTTTAGGAGCTAACGCATGTGCCTTCATTATTAATCAAA CGGAAATGACCGTAGTTGTATGTGAAGACGATAAGAAAGCCAATCTCTTACTCGACCAATCACCGCGGTGCTTACGTAAGCTGATCACGATAAAGGAAGTCTCTCCGTCGACACACCAAAGGGCAAAAAGCCGAGGTGTGGAAATTGTTAAGTTCAGCGATGTCGAGATTCAAGGAGCTCATAAAGATCATCCTTGTGTT cCACCAAAACCAGAAAATCTCTGCACAATTTGCTATACGTCGGGCACGACTGGTATGCCGAAGGGTGTGATGCTGACTCACGAGAACGTGGTAGCGTCCATGTGCAGTGTGATCATGCAGCTCGGGGAACATCGTCCTACGAAGCACGACGTTATGATCTCTTTCCTACCTCTTGCGCATATGCTTGAGCGGTGTTGCGAG AATGCTCTCTATATGGTAGGAGGAGCCGTCGGGTTTTACAATGGCGATATTAGAAGACTAGGTGAGGACCTAACTGCCCTAAAACCGACCATGATGCCAGCCGTACCGAGACTGCTCAACCGATTATATGATAAAGCGCAGAGTGAAATATCAAACTCAAAGATAAAGAAGTTACTGTTTAATATGGCATTATCTGCGAAGGAATCTGAACTCAAAag GGGCATAATCCGCGGCGACTCCGTCTGGGACAAGCTGGTGTTCCGCAAGGTGCGCGAGGGCATGGGCGGGCGCCTGCGCATCGTCGTGGTGGGCTCCGCGCCGCTCGCCGGGAACGTGCTCACGTTCGCCCGCTGCGCGCTCGGCTGTCTG ATCGTGGAGGGCTACGGTCAGACTGAGTGCACTGCGCCGGTGACTTTGACTGTTCAGGGTGACCACGTGCCGGAACACGTCGGGCCTCCCGTCGCTTGTTGTAAAGTGAAG CTAGTGGATGTTCCCGAGATGGAGTACTACGCGGCGCAGGGACAAGGTGAGGTGTGTGTGCAGGGGGCCAACGTGTTCAAAGGGTACTTCAAGGAGCCCGACAAGACGCGACAGGTCATCGACCAGGACGGTTGGCACCACACGGGAGATGTTGGAAAGTGGCTACCT AACGGTACGTTGAAAATTATCGACAGAAGAAAACACATTTTCAAGCTGTCACAAGGCGAATATATAGTTCCtgaaaaaatagaaaacatttatattagaaGTCAATACGTTGAACAAGTTTTCGTGCACGGTGAATCTTTAAAG TCATGCGTAGTAGCGATCATCGTGCCTGATGTCGACGTAGTGAAGTGCTGGGCGCTCGAAAACGGAATCCAGGGCACGTTCTCGAAGCTCTGCGACGACGAGCGCGTCAAGAAAATGATCCTCGAAGACATGCTGCAGTGGGGGCGGAACGCGGGGCTCAAAACCTTTGAACAG GTAAAGGATATATACCTACATCCCGACCCGTTCTCAGTGCAGAACGGTCTCCTGACTCCAACGATGAAGGCAAAGCGACCGGAGATCAGGAACTACTTCAAACCACAAATCGACGACATGTACAATAAACTTGAATAA
- the LOC125069736 gene encoding long-chain-fatty-acid--CoA ligase 5 isoform X2 produces MSKLSEIDQYLWMVGGSAGALALTGVAAASAFYLSTRPKPEKPLVTLHEQSLLEPGPEMVRVSKFYKEAKNGRFLRYLHEDTRTLYETFRRGVKESNNGNCLGWREGPNKPYVWQTYNETLLRAKNFGSGLICQGLTPGQGTFVGIYAQNCPEWIMAEQAAYCYSMVIVPLYDTLGANACAFIINQTEMTVVVCEDDKKANLLLDQSPRCLRKLITIKEVSPSTHQRAKSRGVEIVKFSDVEIQGAHKDHPCVPPKPENLCTICYTSGTTGMPKGVMLTHENVVASMCSVIMQLGEHRPTKHDVMISFLPLAHMLERCCENALYMVGGAVGFYNGDIRRLGEDLTALKPTMMPAVPRLLNRLYDKAQSEISNSKIKKLLFNMALSAKESELKRGIIRGDSVWDKLVFRKVREGMGGRLRIVVVGSAPLAGNVLTFARCALGCLIVEGYGQTECTAPVTLTVQGDHVPEHVGPPVACCKVKLVDVPEMEYYAAQGQGEVCVQGANVFKGYFKEPDKTRQVIDQDGWHHTGDVGKWLPNGTLKIIDRRKHIFKLSQGEYIVPEKIENIYIRSQYVEQVFVHGESLKSCVVAIIVPDVDVVKCWALENGIQGTFSKLCDDERVKKMILEDMLQWGRNAGLKTFEQVKDIYLHPDPFSVQNGLLTPTMKAKRPEIRNYFKPQIDDMYNKLE; encoded by the exons taaGCGAAATAGACCAGTACCTATGGATGGTTGGTGGTTCGGCCGGTGCTTTAGCGCTCACAGGAGTTGCGGCCGCTTCAGCATTCTATCTCAGTACGCGTCCGAAGCCCGAAAAACCTTTGGTCACGTTACATGAACAGAGCTTGCTTGAACCG GGTCCCGAAATGGTCCGTGTATCGAAGTTCTACAAAGAAGCGAAGAATGGTCGGTTTCTGCGGTATCTACACGAGGACACACGCACACTTTACGAAACTTTCCGTCGAGGCGTTAAAGAATCAA ATAATGGCAACTGTCTTGGTTGGCGTGAGGGACCAAATAAGCCTTACGTGTGGCAAACGTACAATGAAACCCTGCTGCGAGCTAAAAACTTCGGCTCAGGCCTTATATGCCAAGGTCTCACCCCAGGCCAGGGAACCTTCGTAG GTATATACGCCCAAAACTGCCCAGAATGGATCATGGCTGAACAAGCTGCCTACTGTTATTCAATGGTTATAGTACCTTTATACGATACTTTAGGAGCTAACGCATGTGCCTTCATTATTAATCAAA CGGAAATGACCGTAGTTGTATGTGAAGACGATAAGAAAGCCAATCTCTTACTCGACCAATCACCGCGGTGCTTACGTAAGCTGATCACGATAAAGGAAGTCTCTCCGTCGACACACCAAAGGGCAAAAAGCCGAGGTGTGGAAATTGTTAAGTTCAGCGATGTCGAGATTCAAGGAGCTCATAAAGATCATCCTTGTGTT cCACCAAAACCAGAAAATCTCTGCACAATTTGCTATACGTCGGGCACGACTGGTATGCCGAAGGGTGTGATGCTGACTCACGAGAACGTGGTAGCGTCCATGTGCAGTGTGATCATGCAGCTCGGGGAACATCGTCCTACGAAGCACGACGTTATGATCTCTTTCCTACCTCTTGCGCATATGCTTGAGCGGTGTTGCGAG AATGCTCTCTATATGGTAGGAGGAGCCGTCGGGTTTTACAATGGCGATATTAGAAGACTAGGTGAGGACCTAACTGCCCTAAAACCGACCATGATGCCAGCCGTACCGAGACTGCTCAACCGATTATATGATAAAGCGCAGAGTGAAATATCAAACTCAAAGATAAAGAAGTTACTGTTTAATATGGCATTATCTGCGAAGGAATCTGAACTCAAAag GGGCATAATCCGCGGCGACTCCGTCTGGGACAAGCTGGTGTTCCGCAAGGTGCGCGAGGGCATGGGCGGGCGCCTGCGCATCGTCGTGGTGGGCTCCGCGCCGCTCGCCGGGAACGTGCTCACGTTCGCCCGCTGCGCGCTCGGCTGTCTG ATCGTGGAGGGCTACGGTCAGACTGAGTGCACTGCGCCGGTGACTTTGACTGTTCAGGGTGACCACGTGCCGGAACACGTCGGGCCTCCCGTCGCTTGTTGTAAAGTGAAG CTAGTGGATGTTCCCGAGATGGAGTACTACGCGGCGCAGGGACAAGGTGAGGTGTGTGTGCAGGGGGCCAACGTGTTCAAAGGGTACTTCAAGGAGCCCGACAAGACGCGACAGGTCATCGACCAGGACGGTTGGCACCACACGGGAGATGTTGGAAAGTGGCTACCT AACGGTACGTTGAAAATTATCGACAGAAGAAAACACATTTTCAAGCTGTCACAAGGCGAATATATAGTTCCtgaaaaaatagaaaacatttatattagaaGTCAATACGTTGAACAAGTTTTCGTGCACGGTGAATCTTTAAAG TCATGCGTAGTAGCGATCATCGTGCCTGATGTCGACGTAGTGAAGTGCTGGGCGCTCGAAAACGGAATCCAGGGCACGTTCTCGAAGCTCTGCGACGACGAGCGCGTCAAGAAAATGATCCTCGAAGACATGCTGCAGTGGGGGCGGAACGCGGGGCTCAAAACCTTTGAACAG GTAAAGGATATATACCTACATCCCGACCCGTTCTCAGTGCAGAACGGTCTCCTGACTCCAACGATGAAGGCAAAGCGACCGGAGATCAGGAACTACTTCAAACCACAAATCGACGACATGTACAATAAACTTGAATAA
- the LOC125069736 gene encoding long-chain-fatty-acid--CoA ligase 5 isoform X1 has translation MCNNNNKMASGKFGLNVKKDKVNSTEANKTEFSVKEKCRKLQKKLKKTDKKKTESSSKEKTIWWNQCSSLSEIDQYLWMVGGSAGALALTGVAAASAFYLSTRPKPEKPLVTLHEQSLLEPGPEMVRVSKFYKEAKNGRFLRYLHEDTRTLYETFRRGVKESNNGNCLGWREGPNKPYVWQTYNETLLRAKNFGSGLICQGLTPGQGTFVGIYAQNCPEWIMAEQAAYCYSMVIVPLYDTLGANACAFIINQTEMTVVVCEDDKKANLLLDQSPRCLRKLITIKEVSPSTHQRAKSRGVEIVKFSDVEIQGAHKDHPCVPPKPENLCTICYTSGTTGMPKGVMLTHENVVASMCSVIMQLGEHRPTKHDVMISFLPLAHMLERCCENALYMVGGAVGFYNGDIRRLGEDLTALKPTMMPAVPRLLNRLYDKAQSEISNSKIKKLLFNMALSAKESELKRGIIRGDSVWDKLVFRKVREGMGGRLRIVVVGSAPLAGNVLTFARCALGCLIVEGYGQTECTAPVTLTVQGDHVPEHVGPPVACCKVKLVDVPEMEYYAAQGQGEVCVQGANVFKGYFKEPDKTRQVIDQDGWHHTGDVGKWLPNGTLKIIDRRKHIFKLSQGEYIVPEKIENIYIRSQYVEQVFVHGESLKSCVVAIIVPDVDVVKCWALENGIQGTFSKLCDDERVKKMILEDMLQWGRNAGLKTFEQVKDIYLHPDPFSVQNGLLTPTMKAKRPEIRNYFKPQIDDMYNKLE, from the exons taaGCGAAATAGACCAGTACCTATGGATGGTTGGTGGTTCGGCCGGTGCTTTAGCGCTCACAGGAGTTGCGGCCGCTTCAGCATTCTATCTCAGTACGCGTCCGAAGCCCGAAAAACCTTTGGTCACGTTACATGAACAGAGCTTGCTTGAACCG GGTCCCGAAATGGTCCGTGTATCGAAGTTCTACAAAGAAGCGAAGAATGGTCGGTTTCTGCGGTATCTACACGAGGACACACGCACACTTTACGAAACTTTCCGTCGAGGCGTTAAAGAATCAA ATAATGGCAACTGTCTTGGTTGGCGTGAGGGACCAAATAAGCCTTACGTGTGGCAAACGTACAATGAAACCCTGCTGCGAGCTAAAAACTTCGGCTCAGGCCTTATATGCCAAGGTCTCACCCCAGGCCAGGGAACCTTCGTAG GTATATACGCCCAAAACTGCCCAGAATGGATCATGGCTGAACAAGCTGCCTACTGTTATTCAATGGTTATAGTACCTTTATACGATACTTTAGGAGCTAACGCATGTGCCTTCATTATTAATCAAA CGGAAATGACCGTAGTTGTATGTGAAGACGATAAGAAAGCCAATCTCTTACTCGACCAATCACCGCGGTGCTTACGTAAGCTGATCACGATAAAGGAAGTCTCTCCGTCGACACACCAAAGGGCAAAAAGCCGAGGTGTGGAAATTGTTAAGTTCAGCGATGTCGAGATTCAAGGAGCTCATAAAGATCATCCTTGTGTT cCACCAAAACCAGAAAATCTCTGCACAATTTGCTATACGTCGGGCACGACTGGTATGCCGAAGGGTGTGATGCTGACTCACGAGAACGTGGTAGCGTCCATGTGCAGTGTGATCATGCAGCTCGGGGAACATCGTCCTACGAAGCACGACGTTATGATCTCTTTCCTACCTCTTGCGCATATGCTTGAGCGGTGTTGCGAG AATGCTCTCTATATGGTAGGAGGAGCCGTCGGGTTTTACAATGGCGATATTAGAAGACTAGGTGAGGACCTAACTGCCCTAAAACCGACCATGATGCCAGCCGTACCGAGACTGCTCAACCGATTATATGATAAAGCGCAGAGTGAAATATCAAACTCAAAGATAAAGAAGTTACTGTTTAATATGGCATTATCTGCGAAGGAATCTGAACTCAAAag GGGCATAATCCGCGGCGACTCCGTCTGGGACAAGCTGGTGTTCCGCAAGGTGCGCGAGGGCATGGGCGGGCGCCTGCGCATCGTCGTGGTGGGCTCCGCGCCGCTCGCCGGGAACGTGCTCACGTTCGCCCGCTGCGCGCTCGGCTGTCTG ATCGTGGAGGGCTACGGTCAGACTGAGTGCACTGCGCCGGTGACTTTGACTGTTCAGGGTGACCACGTGCCGGAACACGTCGGGCCTCCCGTCGCTTGTTGTAAAGTGAAG CTAGTGGATGTTCCCGAGATGGAGTACTACGCGGCGCAGGGACAAGGTGAGGTGTGTGTGCAGGGGGCCAACGTGTTCAAAGGGTACTTCAAGGAGCCCGACAAGACGCGACAGGTCATCGACCAGGACGGTTGGCACCACACGGGAGATGTTGGAAAGTGGCTACCT AACGGTACGTTGAAAATTATCGACAGAAGAAAACACATTTTCAAGCTGTCACAAGGCGAATATATAGTTCCtgaaaaaatagaaaacatttatattagaaGTCAATACGTTGAACAAGTTTTCGTGCACGGTGAATCTTTAAAG TCATGCGTAGTAGCGATCATCGTGCCTGATGTCGACGTAGTGAAGTGCTGGGCGCTCGAAAACGGAATCCAGGGCACGTTCTCGAAGCTCTGCGACGACGAGCGCGTCAAGAAAATGATCCTCGAAGACATGCTGCAGTGGGGGCGGAACGCGGGGCTCAAAACCTTTGAACAG GTAAAGGATATATACCTACATCCCGACCCGTTCTCAGTGCAGAACGGTCTCCTGACTCCAACGATGAAGGCAAAGCGACCGGAGATCAGGAACTACTTCAAACCACAAATCGACGACATGTACAATAAACTTGAATAA